One region of Solanum pennellii chromosome 6, SPENNV200 genomic DNA includes:
- the LOC107023366 gene encoding glutamate receptor 2.8-like: MVVILHKHNCLLPEFFQMHNPRCHFLILFIQLISIISFCHYVRGGDNNTSAVKVDVGIILDLERDVGKVMHISILLALEDYHANTSRRAIRIVPHIKDSKKNDVEATSAAIYLLKDVQVQAIFGPIMSTQTNFVIDLGNRVKVPIISPATNPLLTVKENPFFIRAALPSCSQTKAIAAIVKKFDWKEVVVIYEDSPFGTGIVPHLTDALLEIGTSVSYRIVISPSANDDQILSELYKLQTMQTRVFIVHLRPKLAKRLFLKANKAGMMSDGYAWIITEVLTSLLDLLDHTVIESSMQGVLGIKPYIPRSDQRNNYTRRWRKRFRQEYPDMDQIELNIFGLWAYDSITSLAEAVEKLGTTAIPKLKKPDTRENLTDLDALGTSAVGSLLIHSMRNTELKQGLSGEFRIIDGELQPFPYQIVNIIGKGEKNIGLWTKRDGISCELKMNGKTAAKCNNTQLGAIFWPGETTIVPKGWEMPTSGKKLRVGVPLKGGLEQLIKVDRDPKTQAVTATGFCADVFKEVILSLPYALPYEFIPFPIQDPLTLPDYDDLVHKITSQEYDAVVGDVTILASRSEYVDFTLPFIGSGISVVVPVRDDDRKNAWIFLKPLKSELWITTGAFFVFIGFVVWVLEHRVNKEFRGPKRKQVGMIFWFSFSTLVFAHREKVTSNLTRFVLIVWVFVVLVLTSSYTASLTSMLTLQQLQPTITDLNDLIKNGEYVGYQEGSFVKDAFIKRMKFDSSKFRSYNKLEDFDDALSKGSKNGGVGAIVDELPYLRLFLNKYCRKYIMVGQTYRAAGFGFAFPKGSPLVPDVSRAVLKVMEGEFMNSVIQKWFGNETDCTQKDETDITSDSLTLDSFKGLFLIAGVSAGSALLLFFLNFVYQNREILATDDSIWKKLTAIAKVFDQEKDDSNSTSEEPSESNAPKLLAAIEASPEILPDLPSQSPEIRISDGLAAGFFTTEPGTPFQKPLQAQLKKDDTNCWSNAIG, translated from the exons ATGGTTGTTATCTTGCACAAACACAACTGCTTGCTACCAGAGTTTTTTCAAATGCATAATCCAAGATGCCACTTTCTAATTCTTTTCATTCAACTTATCTCCATCATTAGCTTTTGCCACTATGTAAGAGGTGGAGATAATAACACTAGTGCTGTAAAGGTGGATGTGGGTATAATTCTTGATCTGGAAAGAGATGTGGGAAAAGTAATGCACATATCTATTTTACTAGCACTTGAAGATTATCATGCCAACACTAGTCGCCGTGCCATAAGGATAGTTCCTCATATCAAGGATTCCAAGAAAAATGATGTTGAAGCAACATCTGCTG CCATATACTTGCTAAAGGATGTCCAAGTACAAGCTATCTTCGGGCCAATAATGTCTACACAAACTAATTTTGTGATTGACTTAGGGAACAGAGTAAAAGTCCCTATCATATCTCCAGCAACAAATCCTTTACTTACAGTGAAGGAAAATCCCTTTTTCATCAGAGCAGCACTTCCTTCTTGCAGCCAGACTAAGGCCATTGCAGCAATTGTAAAGAAGTTTGATTGGAAGGAGGTTGTAGTCATCTATGAGGATAGCCCCTTTGGAACTGGGATAGTTCCACATTTGACTGATGCCTTGCTGGAAATCGGCACTTCAGTCTCCTATAGAATTGTTATTTCTCCTTCAGCCAATGATGATCAAATCCTCAGTGAGCTATACAAGTTGCAAACAATGCAGACCAGGGTGTTCATTGTGCACTTGAGACCTAAACTTGCCAAACGCCTTTTCCTCAAGGCAAACAAAGCCGGGATGATGAGCGATGGATATGCATGGATCATCACAGAGGTGCTAACGAGTCTTCTGGACTTGTTAGATCATACAGTCATTGAGTCATCAATGCAGGGTGTTCTTGGTATAAAACCTTACATTCCAAGATCAGATCAGCGTAACAATTACACAAGGAGATGGAGAAAGAGATTCCGCCAAGAGTATCCAGACATGGACCAAATAGAACTCAATATTTTCGGGTTATGGGCATACGATAGCATCACGTCATTAGCAGAAGCAGTAGAGAAATTGGGAACTACTGCTATCCCAAAATTAAAGAAACCAGACACTAGAGAGAACTTAACAGACTTAGATGCACTTGGAACGTCAGCAGTGGGATCTCTTCTCATTCACTCTATGCGAAACACAGAGCTAAAACAAGGATTAAGTGGTGAGTTCCGCATCATCGATGGAGAACTGCAGCCATTCCCATATCAGATTGTGAATATAATTGGGAAAGGAGAGAAAAACATTGGACTTTGGACGAAGAGGGATGGCATTTCGTGCGAACTGAAGATGAATGGTAAAACAGCAGCTAAGTGTAATAATACGCAACTAGGAGCCATTTTTTGGCCTGGTGAAACTACTATTGTTCCGAAAGGCTGGGAAATGCCCACAAGTGGGAAGAAGTTAAGGGTTGGAGTTCCTCTCAAAGGAGGGCTGGAGCAACTCATTAAAGTGGATAGAGATCCAAAAACACAAGCAGTAACAGCAACTGGTTTCTGCGCAGATGTCTTCAAAGAAGTCATCCTATCTTTGCCATATGCTCTCCCTTACGAATTTATTCCATTTCCAATACAAGATCCCCTCACTCTTCCAGACTATGATGATCTTGTTCACAAGATCACTTCTCAG GAGTATGATGCAGTTGTAGGTGATGTGACCATTTTAGCGAGCCGGTCAGAGTATGTGGATTTCACATTACCTTTTATAGGGTCAGGTATTTCTGTAGTTGTGCCTGTAAGGGATGATGATAGGAAGAACGCTTGGATTTTCTTGAAACCTCTAAAGAGCGAGCTTTGGATTACAACCGGAGCATTCTTTGTTTTCATTGGTTTTGTGGTTTGGGTACTAGAACATCGTGTAAACAAGGAGTTTCGAGGACCCAAACGCAAGCAAGTTGGGATGATATTTTGGTTTTCCTTCTCAACTCTCGTTTTTGCTCATA GAGAGAAGGTAACTAGTAACTTAACAAGATTTGTGCTGATAGTGTGGGTTTTTGTGGTTCTGGTGCTGACATCAAGTTATACAGCCAGCTTAACATCTATGTTGACACTGCAACAGCTCCAACCTACTATAACAGACCTCAATGATCTCATCAAGAATGGAGAATATGTTGGGTACCAAGAAGGTTCCTTTGTCAAAGACGCCTTCATAAAGCGCATGAAATTTGACAGCTCCAAGTTCAGAAGTTATAACAAATTGGAAGATTTTGATGATGCTCTCTCAAAAGGAAGCAAAAATGGAGGTGTTGGTGCAATTGTTGATGAACTACCTTATCTCAGACTCTTCCTCAACAAGTACTGCAGGAAGTATATTATGGTCGGACAGACATACAGGGCTGCTGGCTTTGGGTTT GCATTTCCAAAAGGATCTCCTTTGGTACCTGACGTGTCGAGAGCAGTCTTGAAGGTGATGGAGGGAGAGTTTATGAATAGCGTAATACAGAAATGGTTTGGGAATGAAACCGATTGTACACAGAAAGATGAAACGGATATAACATCTGATAGCCTCACGTTAGATAGTTTTAAGGGACTTTTCCTCATAGCTGGTGTATCAGCAGGCTCCGCTCTTCTCCTATTCTTCCTCAACTTCGTTTATCAGAATAGAGAAATCTTAGCCACTGATGATTCAATATGGAAAAAGCTTACTGCAATTGCAAAAGTATTTGATCAAGAGAAAGACGACTCTAATTCTACGTCAGAAGAGCCATCTGAAAGCAATGCACCTAAACTGCTCGCAGCTATTGAAGCTTCTCCTGAGATATTGCCTGACCTTCCTTCGCAAAGCCCAGAAATTAGAATTTCCGATGGACTAGCAGCAGGGTTCTTTACAACAGAACCTGGAACTCCATTTCAGAAACCATTACAGGCACAATTGAAGAAAGATGACACAAACTGTTGGAGCAATGCCATTGGCTGA
- the LOC107023365 gene encoding glutamate receptor 2.8-like — protein sequence MVVIHLALAQLFFAQNLYLLSTKVFQMHNPRCKFLILFIQLVSIISFCDYVIRIRGEDSKHSAVKVDVGIILDLETEVGKVMHISILLALADYHSRGAIRIVPHIRDSKKDDVEAASAAIYLLKDVQVQAIFGPQMSTQTDFVIDLGERVRVPIISPATSPSLSVKENHYFIRGALPSSSQTKAIAAIVKNYNWREVVVIYEESPYGTGILPYLTDALLETNAFVSYRSGISPSANDDQILRELYKLKTMQTRVFIVHTQENLASRLFLKAKEAGMMNSGYAWIITDVLTSLLNLVDTSVIESSMQGVLGVKSYVPRSNERDMFTKRWRKRFRQEYPEMDQVELNVFGLWAYDSITLLAEAVEKVGTTAIQKLRKPDTRENLTDLDALGTSEVGSLLIHSLTNTELKPGLSGDFHIVSRELQPSPYQIVNIIGKGEKIVGFWTEKDGISHKLKTNGKTAKTNNKHLGVIIWPGESTDVPRGWEIPTSGKKLRVGVPDKGGLEQFIKVVRDPKTQAVSATGFGPDVFKEVILSLPYALPYDFVPFPIAHSPTSQNYDDLVHKITSKEYDAVVGDVTILASRSEYVDFTLPFSESSISAVVPVRNDDRKNAWIFLKPLKAELWIATGAFFIFIGFVVWVLEHRVNKEFRGPKRKQVGMIFWFSFSTLVFAHKEKITSNLSRFVLIVWVFVVLVLTSSYTASLTSMLTVQQLQPTVTDLNDLIKNGEYVGYQKGSFVKDVLTRMKFDSSKLRSYRTLEEYDDALSRGSKNGGVGAIVDELPYLRLFLNKNCRKYIMVGPTYKAAGFGFAFPKGSPLVPDVSRAVLKVIEGDTMNEIIQKWFGNETDCPKQDGMAIASSLTLDSFKGLFLIAGVSAGSALLLFFLIFLYQNREIFATDDSIRKKLCAIAEVFDSERDNSNSQSTKPSEGNEIQTATLLAESEASTEILPNLSLQSPEIRISDGLGASPPPEGFSTTEPGTPVHETMSGTIEER from the exons ATGGTGGTTATACATCTTGCTCTAGCACAACTGTTTTTTgctcaaaatttatatttactttCTACCAAAGTTTTTCAAATGCATAATCCAAGATgcaaatttcttattcttttcattCAACTTGTTTCCATCATTAGCTTTTGCGACTATGTAATTCGAATAAGAGGTGAGGATAGTAAGCATAGCGCTGTAAAGGTGGATGTGGGCATAATTCTTGATCTGGAAACAGAAGTAGGAAAAGTAATGCACATATCGATCTTACTAGCTCTTGCGGATTATCATAGTCGCGGTGCCATAAGGATAGTTCCTCACATCAGGGATTCAAAGAAAGATGATGTTGAAGCAGCATCAGCTG CCATATACTTGCTAAAGGATGTCCAAGTACAAGCTATCTTTGGGCCACAAATGTCTACACAAACCGACTTTGTGATTGACTTAGGCGAAAGAGTAAGAGTTCCTATAATATCTCCAGCAACTAGTCCTTCACTTTCCGTCAAGGAAAATCACTACTTCATCAGAGGAGCACTTCCTTCTTCCAGCCAGACTAAAGCCATTGCAGCAATTGTAAAAAACTATAATTGGAGGGAGGTTGTAGTAATCTATGAGGAAAGCCCCTATGGAACCGGGATACTTCCATATTTGACTGATGCCTTGCTGGAAACCAATGCTTTTGTCTCCTATAGAAGTGGTATTTCTCCTTCAGCCAATGATGATCAAATCCTCAGGGAGCTATATAAGTTGAAGACAATGCAGACCAGGGTGTTCATTGTGCACACGCAAGAAAATCTTGCCTCCCGCCTTTTCCTCAAGGCCAAAGAAGCCGGGATGATGAACAGTGGATATGCATGGATCATCACAGATGTGCTAACGAGTCTTCTGAACCTGGTGGATACTTCAGTAATTGAGTCATCCATGCAAGGTGTTCTGGGTGTAAAATCTTATGTTCCAAGATCAAATGAGCGTGACATGTTCACCAAGAGATGGAGAAAGAGATTCCGTCAAGAGTATCCAGAAATGGACCAAGTAGAACTCAATGTTTTCGGGCTATGGGCATATGATAGCATCACCTTATTAGCAGAAGCAGTAGAGAAAGTGGGCACTACTGCTATCCAAAAATTAAGGAAACCAGACACCAGAGAGAACTTAACAGACCTAGATGCACTTGGAACCTCAGAAGTGGGATCTCTGCTCATTCACTCTTTGACAAACACAGAGCTAAAACCAGGTCTAAGTGGTGATTTCCATATCGTTAGTAGAGAACTGCAGCCATCCCCATATCAGATTGTGAATATAATTGGAAAAGGAGAGAAAATCGTTGGGTTCTGGACAGAGAAGGATGGCATTTCGCATAAACTGAAGACGAATGGTAAAACAGCTAAAACTAATAATAAACATCTAGGGGTCATCATTTGGCCTGGTGAATCTACTGATGTTCCGAGAGGCTGGGAAATACCCACAAGTGGGAAGAAGTTAAGGGTTGGAGTTCCTGACAAAGGAGGGCTGGAGCAATTCATTAAAGTGGTAAGAGATCCAAAGACACAAGCAGTAAGTGCTACTGGTTTTGGTCCAGATGTCTTCAAAGAAGTCATCCTATCTTTGCCATATGCTCTCCCTTACGATTTTGTTCCATTTCCAATAGCGCATAGCCCAACTTCTCAAAACTATGATGATCTTGTTCACAAGATCACTTCTAAG GAATATGATGCAGTTGTAGGCGATGTTACCATTTTAGCAAGCCGATCTGAGTATGTAGATTTTACATTACCTTTTTCAGAGTCGAGTATTTCTGCAGTTGTGCCTGTAAGGAACGATGATAGGAAGAACGCTTGGATCTTCTTGAAACCTTTAAAGGCCGAGCTATGGATAGCAACCGGAGCATTCTTCATCTTCATTGGTTTTGTGGTTTGGGTACTCGAACATCGTGTAAATAAAGAGTTTCGAGGACCCAAACGCAAGCAAGTTGGGATGATATTCTGGTTTTCCTTCTCAACTCTTGTTTTTGCTCATA AAGAGAAGATAACAAGTAACTTATCAAGATTTGTTCTGATTGTGTGGGTTTTCGTGGTTCTGGTGTTGACATCAAGCTATACAGCCAGTTTAACATCTATGTTAACAGTGCAACAGCTTCAACCTACTGTAACAGACCTCAATGATCTCATCAAGAATGGAGAATATGTAGGGTACCAAAAAGGTTCCTTTGTCAAAGATGTCTTGACGCGCATGAAATTTGACAGCTCCAAATTGAGGAGTTATAGAACATTGGAAGAGTATGATGATGCACTCTCAAGAGGTAGTAAAAATGGAGGTGTTGGTGCAATTGTTGATGAACTACCTTATCTCAGACTCTTCCTCAACAAAAACTGCAGGAAGTATATTATGGTTGGTCCGACATATAAGGCTGCTGGCTTTGGATTT GCATTCCCAAAAGGATCTCCTTTGGTACCCGACGTCTCAAGAGCAGTCCTGAAGGTGATAGAGGGAGACACTATGAATGAAATAATTCAGAAATGGTTTGGGAATGAAACAGATTGTCCAAAGCAAGACGGAATGGCAATAGCATCTAGCCTCACGCTCGATAGTTTTAAGGGCCTTTTCCTCATAGCTGGTGTATCAGCAGGCTCCGCTCTTCTCCTATTCTTCCTCATCTTCCTTTATCAGAACAGAGAAATCTTTGCCACTGATGATTCAATAAGAAAAAAGCTTTGTGCAATAGCAGAAGTCTTTGATTCAGAGAGAGACAACTCTAATTCTCAGTCAACAAAGCCATCTGAAGGCAATGAAATTCAAACAGCTACGCTGCTTGCAGAAAGTGAAGCTTCTACTGAAATATTGCCCAACCTTTCTTTGCAAAGCCCAGAAATCAGAATTTCCGATGGCCTAGGAGCATCCCCTCCACCTGAAGGATTTTCTACAACAGAACCTGGAACTCCAGTTCATGAAACAATGTCAGGCACAATTGAAGAAAGATGA